Genomic segment of Panicum virgatum strain AP13 chromosome 9N, P.virgatum_v5, whole genome shotgun sequence:
CTTTGGGCTTGTGCTACTCGAAGCATTTGTGTCTTCTTACAAGAATTCCCAATAAGTGTCAGCAAGAATCTTATTTGATCAAAAAACCAAGCACAATCTAAGTTTTCCTTAGCAACAGACACAAGGGTCAACTGAAGTTGATGTGCAAAGCAATGAACATAATAAGCAGAAGGACACTCATCCATAATTAGCTTCTTTAAACCATTAGCATGACCCTTCATGTTGCTAGCCCCATCATAGCCTTGTCCACGTACCATAGACAAACTTAATGAATGATCCATAAGCAATGACTGAATTGCAGCTTTAAGTGTCGAAGAAGTAGTATTTTCAACATGGACAACACCAAGAAACCTCTCAACTACCTTGCCTCTTTTGTCAACATAGCGCAAACAAAGAGCCAACTGTTCTTTTTGGTACACATCACTAGATTCATCGGCAAGTATTGCAAAACACTCACCACCAAGGTCTTCCATGATAAGGTTGGTTGTTTCTTTGGCACAACAATTGATGATGTCTCTTTGTATTTTAGGGGCAGTCAATTTACAATTTTTTGGAGCATTATTCAGAACAACCTTGCCTACTTCTTCAAAGTTTTCAGCTAGCCAATTTAAGAGTTCAAGGAAATTTCCCTTATTCAGAGAATCTTCACTTTCATCATG
This window contains:
- the LOC120688354 gene encoding zinc finger MYM-type protein 1-like, which encodes MKKRIELHCGDVSSYHNAALEKYHAFRTPKATIVENFASTTKVDKVQYMSRLTYSLKCLKFLLRQGLACRGHDESEDSLNKGNFLELLNWLAENFEEVGKVVLNNAPKNCKLTAPKIQRDIINCCAKETTNLIMEDLGGECFAILADESSDVYQKEQLALCLRYVDKRGKVVERFLGVVHVENTTSSTLKAAIQSLLMDHSLSLSMVRGQGYDGASNMKGL